The genomic interval CTTCTCTCAAAGAATGACTACTAAACTTCCAGTTTTGTTGATActttatttatagttaaatataaatatttatatttgtggTACCTAAACTGCCTACTAAACATGGGCAATGGAGGATGTGTATctcaaaagaatttttttatccttttttaagttgaaagtttattttgagtaaaataTACTTACTTTTAACttttagtcataatttcatataaatttattaattttagaattctaaaaaaaatcttttacaagatatataaattcaacagttaattaataattaacatttccatttgtttgatgatgtgataatattactttttattaattttaaaaatataattatataaaatttttaaaataaatatttcaataaaatatcagaTCTGATGAgtgtttatttcaaaaataatggaattatgtgaaattataattagaaGTTAAAAAAGTGAgaatattttacctttttattttagaaatagaaaactcaataaagtaattatttaattttaattattccTTAGCTAAAATTCTTTACTGAAGCAAATATGTTATGTCTCactcaaatttttaattgtcgGTCGTCTGCAAACAAGTTAAAGGGGAGAGCCCCAGAGTTGTTCGAAAGAAGCTGCGCCTCCAATCCAGGCTCCTGCAGGCTAAGGTGATGGAAGCCGACTTGGCAAAGTTGGAAGTGCAGATGAGGGACTCGGCTGAGACACTAATGGCAGCAAGAGAAGCAGCTGATCTGACCGAGTCAGAATTCGCACTGCTCATCAGGAGAAGAAATGGGCTGATGGATAACCTAATGAGGAGAAAGAAtaagtttttgaaaatgaagggAATTGAAGCTTTCCTGATGCTTAAGCTTGGTTTCCTTTGAATGGGAGAATAAGTGAATTAACCTTATATTAGAACCAAATATTAGAATGTACTTCAGCTTAATGTACGGTTAATAACTGCTGAAGTACTAGAGACTTTGACTTGGGTTTTATGAAGTTTATGTTTGCTTTTGTTTCTGTAATAAACCAATTAAAAGCGCCATTTTTAAACT from Theobroma cacao cultivar B97-61/B2 chromosome 5, Criollo_cocoa_genome_V2, whole genome shotgun sequence carries:
- the LOC18599914 gene encoding uncharacterized protein LOC18599914 isoform X3, which gives rise to MKTLQSEMEMISEEQRGKAGKRSYGNQGRKNFPFSSRETSSLGESPRVVRKKLRLQSRLLQAKVMEADLAKLEVQMRDSAETLMAAREAADLTESEFALLIRRRNGLMDNLMRRKNKFLKMKGIEAFLMLKLGFL
- the LOC18599914 gene encoding uncharacterized protein LOC18599914 isoform X2, which produces MKTLQSEMEMISEEQRGKAGKRSYGNQGRKNFPFSSRETSSLVKGESPRVVRKKLRLQSRLLQAKVMEADLAKLEVQMRDSAETLMAAREAADLTESEFALLIRRRNGLMDNLMRRKNKFLKMKGIEAFLMLKLGFL